From a single Calothrix sp. NIES-2098 genomic region:
- the nusA gene encoding transcription elongation factor NusA, with the protein MSMVTLPGLKDLIESISRERNLPRLAVQSAIREALLKGYERYRRAQNLERKQFDEDYFDNFEVELDIEGEGFRVLSTKTIVEEVSNSDHQISLEEVQQVAPEAQLGDSVVLDVTPDQGEFGRMAAMQTKQVLAQKLRDQQRQMVQEEFQDLESTVLQARVLRFERQSVILAVSSGFGQPEVEAELPKREQLPNDNYRANATFKVYLKKVSQGQQRGPQLLVSRADAGLVVYLFANEVPEIEDEVVRIVAVAREANPPSRYVGPRTKIAVDTLDRDVDPVGACIGARGSRIQVVVNELRGEKIDVIRWSPDPATYIANALSPARVDEVRLMDPETRQTHVLVAEDQLSLAIGKEGQNVRLAARLTGWKIDIKDKAKYDHAAEDAKFAAARAKYQAEQEEDDEDEEDLDLLDLEDEENEKELELEDDSFDNNDDE; encoded by the coding sequence ATGTCAATGGTTACGTTACCTGGATTAAAAGATTTAATTGAAAGTATAAGTCGCGAGCGCAATTTACCTCGTCTAGCAGTTCAATCAGCAATCAGAGAAGCATTGCTCAAAGGTTACGAACGCTACCGTCGTGCCCAAAATTTAGAACGCAAACAATTTGACGAAGATTACTTTGATAATTTTGAGGTAGAACTCGATATCGAAGGAGAAGGTTTTCGCGTTCTTTCCACCAAAACTATTGTTGAAGAAGTTAGTAACTCAGATCATCAGATATCCTTAGAAGAAGTGCAACAAGTAGCACCTGAAGCTCAGTTGGGAGACTCGGTGGTACTGGATGTAACCCCAGACCAAGGGGAATTTGGTCGGATGGCGGCTATGCAAACCAAGCAGGTACTCGCCCAAAAACTGCGGGATCAACAACGCCAGATGGTGCAAGAAGAATTCCAAGACTTGGAAAGCACTGTTTTACAGGCACGAGTGTTGCGGTTTGAGCGCCAATCGGTAATTTTGGCTGTTAGCAGTGGTTTTGGTCAGCCAGAAGTAGAAGCGGAATTACCAAAGCGGGAACAACTGCCCAACGATAATTATCGAGCAAATGCCACTTTTAAGGTCTATCTCAAAAAAGTTTCTCAAGGGCAGCAAAGAGGGCCACAGTTATTAGTTTCAAGAGCTGATGCTGGTTTGGTAGTTTATTTATTTGCTAACGAAGTCCCAGAAATAGAAGATGAAGTGGTGCGGATTGTCGCCGTAGCACGAGAAGCTAATCCTCCTTCCCGTTACGTAGGCCCTAGAACTAAAATTGCTGTTGATACCCTAGATCGCGATGTAGACCCAGTTGGCGCTTGTATTGGTGCGCGGGGATCGCGGATTCAAGTAGTAGTCAACGAATTACGCGGTGAAAAAATCGATGTCATCCGTTGGTCTCCAGACCCAGCAACTTACATTGCTAATGCCTTGAGTCCAGCACGGGTAGACGAAGTACGCCTCATGGACCCAGAAACTCGACAAACACACGTACTAGTAGCGGAAGATCAACTAAGCTTGGCAATTGGGAAAGAAGGACAAAATGTTCGTTTAGCAGCTCGTCTGACAGGTTGGAAGATTGATATCAAAGATAAAGCTAAATACGACCACGCAGCAGAAGATGCCAAATTTGCTGCTGCTCGTGCAAAATATCAAGCAGAACAAGAAGAAGATGACGAAGATGAAGAAGATTTAGATCTATTGGATTTAGAAGATGAAGAAAATGAGAAAGAATTAGAATTAGAGGATGACTCTTTTGACAATAATGATGACGAGTAG
- a CDS encoding translation initiation factor IF-2 — protein MNNGKVRIYELSKELNLDNKELLAICDQLNIAVKSHSSTISDSEAERIRLAAEKHAATNGTHKKEIITSHQSNTPQAGSRNRPALPHKQQILEIRKPKILRNTTPNASEASVATNTQTASSEVNPLSPPKPFATPVSPMQPTAPTRPVPRNLSETPQQPAVTDAAPTPNPQPKEKVVAEKPEKTVPSRPRPEKPQKPQLAAPPARPVAEAPSASEQIGQADKPILKRERQRRAEDEREQVKPRSGKPTTDQSAPQSLPQKQARPTPGPVKPEHRANRPPSAPGSSGDSQRPSRPVRPSEAVAAMPIATPPRPMQGGQGKVATVVDEVVPSDILDLKRPTPPRPAKGGKKWQEEEIIDEIKEKPGKAGVKGKRIKPVLDDDFEEEDLLDEEGLEIPATVQVSLSIARPPKPKAARPAQQPTVAIASPTAKGKKSASNRDQNRRQEVEVKRDRPEKVVVTGPLTVQELADLLVVADTEIVKILFMKGMAVSITQNLDIPTITLVAKELEVEVETAEPEAEARKVTEMLDVADMENLHRRPPVVTIMGHVDHGKTTLLDSIRKTKVAAGEAGGITQHIGAYHVDIEHEGQPHQIVFLDTPGHEAFTAMRARGARVTDIAVLVVAADDGVRPQTIEAISHAQAAGVPIVVAINKIDKEGAQPERVKQELTNYGLTAEDWGGETIMVPVSAIKGENLDTLLEMILLVAEVAELSANPDRVAKGTVIEAHLDKAKGAVATLLIQNGTLHVGDMLVAGSAFGKVRAMVDDRGRRVDVASPSFAVEVLGLSDVPAAGDEFEVFENEKEARSLASDRADKQRQSRLLQGRVTLTTLSAQAQEGELKELNLILKADVQGSVEAIVGSLRQIPQNEVQIRMLLATAGEITETDIDLAAASNAVIIGFNTTYASGARQAADEAGVDVREYNIIYKLLEDIQGALEGLLEPELVEEPLGQTEVRAVFPVGRGAVAGCYVQSGKLVRNCKLRVRRGGKVIYEGVLDSLKRMKEDAREVNAGYECGIGIDKFHDWAEGDIIEAYQMVTKRRTLTLTK, from the coding sequence ATGAACAACGGCAAAGTTAGAATCTATGAATTATCAAAGGAATTGAATTTGGATAACAAAGAGCTATTAGCAATATGCGACCAGCTCAACATCGCGGTCAAAAGCCATAGCAGTACAATTTCAGATTCGGAGGCAGAACGCATCCGTTTAGCTGCGGAAAAACACGCAGCTACCAATGGAACCCATAAAAAAGAAATCATAACCAGTCATCAATCAAACACGCCACAAGCTGGCTCAAGAAACCGACCTGCCCTACCTCACAAACAGCAAATTTTGGAAATTCGTAAACCCAAAATATTGAGAAATACTACCCCAAACGCCTCAGAGGCGTCAGTTGCTACTAATACCCAAACTGCTTCGTCTGAAGTTAATCCTCTCTCACCTCCAAAGCCCTTCGCTACACCAGTCTCACCCATGCAGCCGACGGCACCAACTCGACCAGTACCCCGGAATCTATCTGAGACCCCACAGCAACCAGCTGTTACAGACGCGGCTCCAACGCCTAATCCACAGCCAAAAGAAAAAGTAGTTGCGGAAAAACCGGAAAAAACAGTTCCATCCAGACCGAGACCCGAAAAACCGCAAAAACCTCAACTAGCTGCTCCACCTGCAAGACCGGTAGCCGAAGCACCGTCAGCATCTGAGCAGATCGGTCAGGCAGATAAGCCGATCCTTAAGCGCGAACGCCAACGGCGTGCAGAAGACGAACGCGAACAAGTTAAGCCCAGATCTGGCAAGCCAACCACAGACCAATCTGCACCACAGTCTTTACCGCAAAAACAGGCTCGTCCTACTCCAGGTCCGGTCAAACCAGAACACAGGGCAAATCGACCTCCTTCTGCACCAGGTTCATCAGGAGACAGCCAACGGCCAAGCAGACCAGTACGTCCAAGTGAAGCTGTAGCGGCTATGCCGATTGCTACGCCACCAAGACCGATGCAAGGCGGACAGGGGAAAGTAGCGACAGTTGTCGATGAGGTAGTACCTAGCGACATTCTCGACTTAAAACGCCCCACGCCACCACGTCCAGCTAAAGGTGGTAAAAAGTGGCAAGAAGAAGAAATTATTGATGAAATCAAAGAAAAACCCGGCAAGGCAGGGGTTAAAGGCAAGCGGATCAAGCCAGTCCTTGATGATGATTTTGAAGAAGAAGATTTACTGGATGAAGAAGGTTTGGAAATACCAGCCACCGTCCAGGTCAGTCTTTCCATTGCCCGACCTCCCAAACCCAAGGCAGCTCGACCTGCACAGCAACCAACTGTAGCTATTGCTAGCCCAACAGCTAAAGGGAAAAAATCAGCTTCCAACCGCGACCAAAATCGTCGCCAAGAAGTAGAAGTCAAGCGGGATCGCCCAGAAAAAGTGGTAGTGACAGGCCCCCTAACAGTGCAAGAATTGGCTGACCTTTTGGTTGTGGCTGATACAGAGATTGTGAAAATCCTGTTCATGAAAGGCATGGCAGTGAGTATCACGCAAAACCTGGATATTCCCACAATTACTTTGGTAGCAAAAGAGCTAGAAGTAGAAGTGGAAACTGCCGAACCAGAAGCAGAAGCCCGTAAAGTCACAGAAATGCTGGATGTGGCAGACATGGAAAATCTCCATCGTCGTCCGCCAGTAGTGACAATTATGGGTCACGTAGACCACGGTAAAACAACTCTGCTGGATTCGATTCGCAAAACCAAAGTGGCAGCAGGCGAAGCTGGTGGTATTACGCAGCACATTGGTGCATACCATGTCGATATCGAACATGAAGGACAGCCACATCAAATAGTATTCCTTGATACCCCCGGTCACGAAGCCTTCACAGCGATGCGGGCACGGGGAGCAAGAGTCACAGACATTGCCGTTTTGGTAGTAGCTGCTGATGATGGTGTTCGTCCGCAAACCATCGAAGCGATTAGCCACGCTCAGGCGGCTGGCGTACCAATTGTCGTTGCCATTAACAAGATTGACAAAGAAGGGGCACAACCAGAGCGTGTCAAGCAAGAACTTACCAACTATGGTCTAACCGCTGAAGACTGGGGTGGTGAAACAATTATGGTTCCCGTGAGTGCGATCAAGGGTGAAAACCTGGATACACTCCTAGAAATGATTCTCCTAGTAGCAGAAGTAGCAGAACTATCTGCTAACCCAGACCGTGTTGCTAAAGGAACTGTGATTGAAGCTCATTTGGATAAGGCTAAGGGAGCAGTTGCTACCTTGCTAATTCAAAATGGCACCCTGCATGTTGGAGATATGCTGGTAGCAGGCTCGGCATTTGGTAAAGTCCGGGCAATGGTGGATGATAGAGGCAGAAGGGTAGACGTTGCTAGTCCCTCCTTTGCGGTGGAAGTATTGGGGTTAAGCGATGTACCAGCCGCAGGCGATGAGTTCGAGGTCTTCGAGAATGAAAAAGAAGCACGCTCTCTAGCTAGCGATCGCGCTGATAAACAACGTCAATCCCGCCTCTTACAAGGACGTGTTACCCTCACAACCCTGTCGGCTCAAGCACAAGAAGGCGAGTTGAAAGAACTCAACTTGATCCTCAAAGCAGACGTCCAAGGTTCAGTAGAAGCGATTGTGGGATCGCTAAGACAAATCCCGCAAAACGAAGTCCAAATTCGGATGTTGTTAGCTACTGCTGGAGAAATCACCGAGACGGATATCGACTTAGCCGCAGCTAGTAACGCCGTAATTATTGGCTTCAACACCACCTACGCCAGTGGAGCCAGACAAGCAGCTGATGAAGCAGGTGTAGATGTGCGGGAATACAACATCATCTACAAACTCCTCGAAGATATTCAAGGAGCCTTGGAAGGTCTACTAGAACCAGAATTGGTAGAAGAACCCTTGGGACAAACCGAAGTTCGTGCCGTGTTCCCAGTCGGTCGGGGTGCGGTTGCTGGTTGTTATGTACAATCTGGCAAACTAGTCCGCAACTGCAAACTGCGGGTACGTCGTGGCGGTAAGGTGATCTACGAAGGCGTTCTCGATTCCCTCAAACGGATGAAGGAAGATGCCCGCGAAGTCAATGCCGGTTATGAATGCGGTATTGGCATTGATAAATTCCATGATTGGGCTGAAGGTGACATCATCGAAGCTTACCAAATGGTAACTAAGCGTCGCACCTTGACACTGACAAAGTAG
- a CDS encoding peptidase M42 family protein, with product MWDYEQLFKIIEELVMHHSPSGVETEINKFLLQQFTHLGVEVWCDRADNVIAKLPGKNSDRAIAITAHKDEIGAIVKTIGDKGRVEVRKLGGSYPWVYGEGVVDLLGDYETISGILSFGSRHVSHESPQKVQQEDTAVKWENAWIETKLTTDELEAAGIRPGSRMVIGKHRKRPIRLKDHIASYTLDNKASLAILLALAQRVKQPTVDVYLVASAKEEVGAIGALYFTQNQVLDALIALEICPLSSEYPVEDGKSPVILSQDAYGMYDETLNRQLRHCAKQRDIPVQLTILSQFGSDASIAMKFGHVGRAACLAFPTQNTHGYEIAHLGAIANCIDLLTAFCETDFE from the coding sequence ATGTGGGATTACGAGCAGTTATTTAAAATAATTGAAGAATTAGTCATGCACCATTCTCCTAGTGGTGTAGAAACTGAAATTAACAAATTTTTGCTCCAGCAATTTACTCATCTGGGTGTGGAAGTATGGTGCGATCGCGCTGATAATGTCATTGCGAAACTTCCTGGTAAAAATTCTGATAGGGCAATTGCGATTACTGCTCATAAAGACGAGATTGGTGCAATTGTCAAAACTATTGGTGATAAAGGTCGTGTTGAAGTCCGTAAGCTAGGTGGCTCTTATCCGTGGGTTTACGGTGAAGGTGTTGTAGATTTATTAGGAGATTACGAAACTATTAGCGGTATTCTCAGCTTTGGTTCTCGTCACGTCTCCCACGAATCACCGCAAAAAGTCCAACAGGAAGATACTGCTGTGAAGTGGGAAAATGCCTGGATTGAAACAAAGCTTACCACCGACGAACTCGAAGCGGCTGGGATTCGACCCGGAAGTAGAATGGTGATTGGCAAGCATCGCAAGCGCCCAATCAGGTTAAAAGATCATATTGCCAGTTACACTTTAGATAACAAAGCTTCTTTAGCAATTCTCTTAGCTTTGGCTCAACGAGTGAAACAGCCAACAGTTGATGTTTATTTGGTAGCGTCAGCTAAAGAAGAAGTGGGAGCAATTGGCGCACTATATTTCACCCAAAATCAGGTATTGGATGCATTGATTGCTTTGGAAATCTGTCCCCTATCTAGCGAATATCCAGTTGAGGATGGTAAAAGCCCTGTAATCCTTTCTCAAGATGCCTATGGAATGTATGATGAAACGCTAAATAGGCAACTGCGCCACTGTGCGAAACAGAGGGATATACCAGTACAGTTAACCATCTTGAGTCAGTTTGGCAGCGATGCTTCGATTGCGATGAAATTTGGTCATGTAGGTCGTGCGGCTTGTTTGGCATTTCCTACGCAAAATACGCATGGTTATGAAATTGCTCATTTGGGTGCGATCGCTAACTGCATAGACTTGTTAACAGCTTTCTGTGAAACAGACTTTGAATAA
- a CDS encoding GDSL family lipase: MKKQFVAAGFVLFSFMLPLKATAAQFGAMYVFGDSLSDTGNIFNVSTSVGQPYPQSSLYSTDFPGRFSNGQIWVDYLADQLQITQPTLVTDPKFPNQGVNFAFGGARAGFGNAVVQDPPGQHLPGVLEQVQGFAANNPKADPNALYTVWGGANDFIFPPNPNDPTPPADRISQALNTLVAVGAKNILVFNLPDLSKVPLFQGTAPQSVHDAVDNYNTTLKQTLDGLSNNPNLNIISVDTYSLFDQLSKSPDTFGFTNVANSCRVQTSQTTYEFCSNPNQYLFWDEVHPTTAAQKLIADTALAAIEAKSVPEPSTALGTLAIGAWGAAAVLKRKRKKLLVTTANRVPGGQSTRIKVES, translated from the coding sequence ATGAAAAAACAATTCGTAGCGGCAGGATTTGTTCTCTTCTCTTTCATGTTGCCACTGAAAGCAACGGCTGCCCAATTTGGTGCAATGTATGTATTTGGCGATAGTCTTTCCGATACAGGTAATATATTTAATGTATCTACCTCTGTGGGACAACCATACCCTCAAAGCTCACTTTATTCGACGGATTTTCCGGGGCGCTTTTCTAATGGTCAGATCTGGGTAGACTATCTAGCAGATCAGCTACAGATTACTCAGCCAACATTAGTGACCGATCCTAAATTTCCTAACCAAGGTGTTAACTTTGCTTTTGGTGGTGCTCGTGCTGGTTTTGGTAATGCTGTCGTGCAAGATCCACCAGGTCAACATTTACCAGGAGTGCTGGAACAAGTCCAGGGTTTCGCAGCAAACAATCCAAAGGCTGATCCCAATGCACTTTATACTGTGTGGGGCGGTGCAAACGATTTTATTTTTCCTCCGAATCCGAATGACCCTACACCCCCAGCCGATAGAATATCGCAGGCTTTGAATACTCTTGTAGCAGTTGGCGCAAAAAATATTCTCGTCTTTAATTTGCCAGATTTGAGTAAAGTACCTTTATTCCAGGGAACTGCACCGCAATCTGTACACGATGCGGTTGATAACTATAACACTACCTTAAAGCAAACCTTGGATGGTTTGAGCAACAACCCGAATCTCAACATCATTTCTGTTGATACTTATTCTCTATTTGATCAGCTGAGTAAATCTCCTGACACCTTCGGTTTTACAAATGTCGCCAACTCTTGCCGAGTCCAAACTAGTCAAACAACTTACGAATTCTGTTCTAATCCAAACCAGTATTTGTTTTGGGATGAAGTCCATCCTACGACCGCTGCGCAAAAGCTTATAGCAGACACAGCACTAGCCGCAATTGAGGCGAAGTCAGTTCCTGAACCTTCCACCGCATTGGGGACGTTGGCAATTGGCGCTTGGGGTGCAGCCGCAGTACTAAAGCGTAAACGCAAAAAGTTACTGGTTACGACAGCAAATCGGGTTCCTGGTGGACAATCAACTCGTATAAAGGTTGAAAGCTAA
- a CDS encoding S-layer domain-containing protein: MLPYKNPAVFLSLAVLLSSLTACANSPVAKNLEQSVAADPQLQTNPVVFGDAKSNQLQAQQNQSTVKLPDNFPQDIPLYPNAKLEEITPASGAENRVSTRWLSSDPSNFIASFYRDQFQSNNWQILQKPTDDVGGVFEAQRNDLLVKVSVQAQSVTNPTPNQPQTATELLIEYLPASTATAQPTQTTNPSETTNAQTPNEVPQPGDPEFIGPVLPGNVATQPTNTSNNQSTATATVASQQFNDLNKAPQELRQHIQDLAQLGVLSIESQVTKSNSNTTTNQFAPSKTITRREYARWLVAANNAMNVNNPSKQIRLAAETAQPAFSDVSSKDPDFPEIQGLAEAGLIPSSLSGDSTAVLFRPDAPLTREQLLLWKLPLDTRQALPTANLDAVKQTWGFQDVGKIDPKALRAVLADYQNGEQSNIRRVFGYTTLFQPKKPVTRAEAAAALWYFGTQGEGISAVDALKLKRPQT, translated from the coding sequence GTGCTGCCCTATAAAAATCCAGCTGTATTTCTGAGTTTGGCTGTTTTACTTTCTTCGTTAACAGCCTGTGCTAACAGCCCAGTCGCCAAAAATCTTGAGCAGTCTGTGGCGGCCGATCCTCAGTTGCAAACTAACCCAGTTGTGTTTGGAGACGCTAAGAGTAACCAACTGCAAGCACAGCAAAACCAATCCACAGTTAAATTACCAGATAATTTTCCTCAAGATATTCCGTTATATCCTAATGCCAAATTAGAAGAAATTACACCCGCTAGTGGTGCAGAAAATAGAGTTTCGACTCGTTGGCTAAGTTCTGACCCTAGCAATTTTATTGCCAGTTTCTACCGCGACCAGTTCCAATCAAATAATTGGCAGATTTTGCAAAAACCAACAGATGATGTGGGTGGCGTTTTTGAGGCACAGCGCAACGATTTGCTGGTGAAGGTTTCTGTTCAAGCTCAATCAGTCACTAACCCAACACCCAATCAACCACAAACAGCAACTGAATTACTAATTGAGTACCTACCTGCTAGTACTGCAACAGCACAACCTACGCAAACTACCAATCCTAGTGAAACTACTAACGCCCAAACTCCTAACGAGGTTCCACAACCAGGCGATCCTGAGTTTATTGGCCCTGTACTACCTGGAAACGTAGCAACACAGCCAACAAACACATCTAATAATCAATCTACTGCTACAGCTACAGTAGCTTCACAGCAATTTAACGATTTAAACAAAGCGCCTCAAGAACTGCGACAACACATCCAAGACCTGGCACAATTAGGTGTTTTATCCATAGAATCTCAAGTTACGAAAAGCAACTCGAATACTACAACTAACCAATTCGCACCCAGCAAAACTATAACTCGTCGAGAGTACGCTCGTTGGCTAGTGGCTGCTAATAATGCAATGAATGTTAACAATCCATCCAAGCAAATTCGCTTGGCTGCGGAAACTGCTCAACCTGCTTTTAGTGATGTGTCATCCAAAGATCCCGATTTTCCCGAAATTCAAGGATTAGCAGAAGCGGGATTAATTCCCAGTTCCTTATCTGGCGACAGCACAGCAGTTTTATTCCGTCCAGATGCGCCTTTAACGCGGGAGCAGTTACTACTGTGGAAATTACCATTGGATACTCGCCAAGCTTTACCCACAGCTAACTTAGATGCAGTCAAACAAACCTGGGGTTTTCAGGATGTGGGAAAAATTGACCCGAAAGCTTTAAGAGCAGTGTTAGCTGATTATCAAAATGGCGAACAGTCTAATATCCGGAGAGTATTTGGCTATACCACACTGTTTCAACCCAAAAAACCTGTAACTCGTGCTGAGGCGGCAGCGGCTTTGTGGTATTTCGGAACTCAGGGTGAAGGAATATCGGCTGTTGACGCGCTGAAGTTAAAGCGTCCACAAACCTAA
- a CDS encoding glycosyl transferase family protein produces the protein MMINFSVAICTFNGEKRLPDVLDKLKECCAYTTQLAINGEPINWEIIVIDNNSKDNTAKVVKEYQADWPAAYPIKYFLEQKQGLSFARERAIQEAQGTFVGFLDDDNLPIPNWVASAYLFGKERPQAGAYGGRIYGDYEVTPPNNFDRISLFLAIGGSSKTICYTAPENSLYYKKVLPAGAGLVVRKQAWIENVPQDLFFQGRVNGSLVTAEDIEALTYIKKAGWEIWHNAEMEIYHRIPKQRLEKEYLLKLMRSIGLSRHYTRMLDIKIWQQPFLSLAYMVNDIRKMVMHLAKYHMLLRSDIVAACEMELLIGAFFSPFYIWKRALLKLHKS, from the coding sequence ATGATGATTAATTTTAGTGTGGCTATATGTACCTTTAATGGAGAAAAACGTTTACCAGATGTTTTAGATAAATTAAAAGAATGCTGTGCATATACTACACAATTAGCTATTAATGGAGAGCCGATAAATTGGGAAATTATTGTTATTGACAATAATAGTAAAGATAATACAGCTAAAGTAGTTAAAGAGTATCAAGCAGATTGGCCAGCAGCGTATCCGATTAAGTATTTTCTTGAACAGAAGCAAGGATTAAGCTTTGCGCGAGAGCGTGCTATTCAAGAAGCTCAAGGAACATTTGTTGGCTTTTTAGATGATGATAATCTACCTATTCCTAATTGGGTTGCATCTGCCTATCTTTTTGGGAAAGAGCGTCCGCAAGCTGGGGCTTATGGTGGCAGAATTTACGGTGACTATGAAGTTACACCTCCAAATAACTTTGATAGAATCAGCTTGTTTCTAGCTATTGGTGGTAGTAGTAAAACAATTTGCTATACTGCTCCCGAAAACAGCTTGTACTATAAAAAAGTTTTACCCGCAGGCGCAGGATTAGTAGTTCGCAAACAAGCATGGATTGAGAATGTTCCTCAGGATTTATTTTTTCAAGGTCGAGTTAATGGCTCTTTAGTAACTGCTGAAGATATAGAAGCCTTAACTTATATTAAAAAAGCTGGCTGGGAAATTTGGCACAATGCTGAAATGGAAATTTATCATCGCATTCCTAAGCAACGTTTAGAGAAAGAGTATTTATTAAAATTGATGCGTAGTATCGGTCTGAGCCGTCATTACACTCGGATGCTAGACATAAAAATTTGGCAACAACCTTTTTTGTCTCTAGCTTACATGGTGAATGATATCCGGAAAATGGTGATGCATTTGGCTAAATACCATATGCTTCTCAGAAGCGATATTGTAGCCGCCTGCGAAATGGAACTTTTAATTGGAGCTTTTTTCAGTCCTTTTTATATTTGGAAGAGAGCCTTATTAAAATTACATAAGAGTTAA